Sequence from the Helianthus annuus cultivar XRQ/B chromosome 13, HanXRQr2.0-SUNRISE, whole genome shotgun sequence genome:
cttcgattaatgtgtcgaatattgaatgaagcgaatttggattttagctgcagggcttgctcgaggtagaggatcatgatatcccctttggcggcatagtcgccgcgtacctggcccgcaactaacaaggaatcgacgtgcgcttccagatgttgcacgccgattttgactgctaaacgtagcccggctaatagtgcttcatattctgcctcgttgttggtgcttttaaaatcgaggcggatggcatatgtaagctcttggccgtcagggctgacgagtcgcagacctgcgcccgcgccatcctcgttggatgcaccatcggtaaatagtgcccatactTCTGAGGAGGGTGGTGGGGGCGCAGGATTTTGggattcttcgcattcttggatgcgatccgctggtacttcagcggcgaaatcagctaagatttggcctttgatggcagggcgcggtttgtaatgtatcgtatgtgcgcccagctcaattgcccattttgctaatctcccagagatgtcgggtttggacaggatcgggccgatcctgtaattggttagcactgtgatgatgtggtttacgaagtagcgtcgcaaccgtcttgaagcatgtaccagtgctagtaccaatttttccattattgagtatctcgtctccgggtcgttgagcattttgctgatataatagatgggtgtttgaacccccgctcgttccactattaataccgcgcccactgcgttgtctgcagcggataggtataagatgagtggctcatctttggatggtgcggttagtgttgggagctgtatcaaacactccttcatttcccggaaggccttttcagcctctgtggtccactggaattgttctttctttgaacagcttcgcagggtcttgatgaaagggtatgacttggctgcgtggttagccaagaacctgttgagtgccgccagccttccggccaggcgttgcatatctttcatcgatgcaggcgatggcatgcgctcgatcgcctgcactttttccgggtttaccttgaatccatctttggtgacgatgaacccaaggaatttgccttcttccattccaaacgagcatttccctggattgagcttcatgttgacgcttcgcagagtttggaatgtcctttctatatcggtgagcatggtatcttcctccatgctcatgacgaccaggtcgtccatatagatttcgacacttttgcttatttgaccgcggaaagtgtcgttcatcagtttctggtaggttgagcccgcgttgcgcaacccgaacggcatttttgtatagcagtaatttccggttggggtccggaatgccgttttgtcttcatcctcaagtgccatttgtacctggtggtaccctttgtagcaatcgaggaaacacttccacctaaatggtgcgaggttatcgaccttttcgtcgatttctggaagcgcgtaacaatccttggggcaggccttgttaaggtccttgtaatcgacgcacatgcgccagcccccggatggtttttctaccatgacagggttggataaccaagtctggtacttgacttcccgcagtatacctgcggagagcagttcttcgatctgctcttgcatcgcctgatttttagctgacccaaggtggcgttggccttggatcactggtttGATACCTGGTTTGGTATTCAAATAATGCTGCGCTATTTCacgtgggacccctgtcatgtctgcgggagtccacgcgaagatgtcttggttcctgaagaggagctccttcaggtgcgctctggtggtcgaggataaggcgtgacccaatgtgaccttctgttccggatgcgttgggttgagaacccatttttccggttggtcgacgggggtgggccttgcgacctttgtcggacgtgcttcgtccgtcatcatgacgtccttgcgggcgtagatgattgcaacccccgatgcggttgggaaaccaaccgcggagtgggggacggatgtgatcatattgaaatctccttgggattctctcccaaggaggacATCATAATTGGAGGTgtggggtaaaaccatgaagtttacctcctccGTCCGCGTGTGTTTACCATTGGTAAGACGCACGGGAAATGTAATTTGACCTAGGGGAAAGACTGTTTCCCCTGCGAAGCCGGCCAGCGGGTAATCTACGGcctgcaaccgatctttgtcctcttggtcaaattgattgaagcattgctcgtagattatatcggatgtactgcccgggtcaatGAACaaacgctcggtgcagtaatgggccagctggcctgaaatgacgacggcgcgtctatcacgcggtccgcctcggacttttgggaagacgacttgctcgtctttccaatcattgtccggtcttcgtgCCGCTTTGCGCGGCCGACCCTTGCCTCCGTaaatcatgtgggtggaagccacgtacatggctttctttccggaggaggtaccttcgttgtgaggggtgatatgcttggtgggcttttgtccacctggtaaaaggtgttgcagtttcccctctttcaacgcccgctcaatctccagccggagactgatgcagttgttggtggtgtgacccgagtccttgtggtactcacagtatagtgtgaggtcctgacttttcttggacttcattggttgggccggtcgcaagaattgtgggtccgcgaggaggacctctcttggcgactggttgatctcggtccatttgcggtcccgagattcttttctTGGTGCCCGAGTGTCTCGGGCCGGGTTGTAGCATTGTGGGTCAAACGTGTTGGGTTGCGGGAAATACGGTTTAGTAATATCCCGATTTCCTGCATCCCGGTTTCGTTTGTTGTTAcgtttggacccttggtgggatgtttcggcttggggttttgcctttttgacgtgcggttcgagcgaccgctgtgtctgggcatatgtcttgactgcggtcatgacatcctcccattttttaggcaaaccctccttgccagagatggtcatgatcatctctctgtctttgacggcccgaataaaatggtttcgcgccatttggtccgccacgtcgcctatctctaggcattctttattgtaacggatgacgaatgcctcgagcgattcgtcatcctttcgccagatgttcatgacgtccagcgaatcgcgttcgtggcgtcgctgctggctgaaatgggcgaggaacttggtgcgcaagtcctcgaaagaatccagggatcccactggcaaagaatcaaaccatgccctggccagaccgataagggtctgggggaaaaaattgcaccaggtgggttcgtcccacctgccattgacgcctgcgcctgtgaagatgttcatgtggtcgtccgggtcggtcgagccactgtatttcccaatgttgactgggaattttgtcgttgtgatatcggcgttggcgatgtgcgggacgaattttgaattttcggccgcggcccttggcctgtatggttcgtgcacagggcgctttgccgccctgaggtatgtagtgcgggggtgactgggaggaacatagttgcgtccccccggtctgctgttggtgtcgtgagactccccgcggtaggtttgatcgtcagggtcggtatgaccgtacccttccgtGTAAGGTTGCGGGCCCAGTCGGCTCTGGATGCCTGGGCCGCGCCTGGAGGCTGACCGCCTCCTATCTTCCCCATAGGGGcccaggcgggtatgcactggcccTCTGGAGCGGGACTCATATGAGGAAGTATCCTCATTGAGTGtatggaccgaacagtaagatgatccacggtcgtcatgtcggcttctggaagccggacgtgagtgtaacctgccatcgtattggagtatacggttggcaggtgtgtgttgtattggagtaggcccagcttgtacgtttgcttccgtacaagcgcggttgtaagcCGCTATCAGCAGGTCAGTCTGCTGTTGGTACCAGGAGTGTAAGTCCACGCCTGGTGGGAGCACAGTTGGGGCCTGTGATAAGTCGTGTCCGAACGCAAAGGATGGGATCCTTTgggtggacgtgccaatgtgtccgggttggggggTCGAAGGGTGGACCCCTGTTGGGACCGGGGGATTTGGATTATCCGCATTGGTGTTTTGgttatcagtcatgatcttgagagggagagggatggattaaaaagtgctaagagtagcggtgggcgccaatgatgaaacaatggttaaccgggcagggttaacacactggtctcgtcaagaagggttaatcccttcctctcggagatcgctggctgggtcaccggtggatgatctcctgcacaaggaaacaagccgtgactcgtaacaaggaggatggggtggggggtgctccttgttaccactctccggcgtgagaatcagtagtttgcttgggaagcaaagcaagataatagtagtagttagagagttgtgaagagatacctcaaacctggtttggggtcggtatttatagccgaggagtgaaggaggagattgatggatgggctgacgacgagctgcaccgttgcaggtgtgtcagtctcgccggccgtgggggttacgccacgtcagcccattgctttaatagctctgacaggggactgtcgccggcgccacttgcctcgtggtgtcagccacttgcctggcgtgtcagtccacttgttggatatgcagggtgcggtgcgagccgcatcgctgcatgcggtaacgtctgaagttaccgcgtctcctacttgtgatcaagaaatacgcgagatgcggtgttggccgcatcatcgtatgtggagactatttgctggcttcccttgtcgtgacgaaaatggccatatgatgcggtgccagccgcatcgatatgctcatcttctttcgtacttgggtcaagctattcatcttcgaaccgaatgggttcgaaggatgtgaccgcatgggtgcggtttgcttactggtaggggtttgtttgatgcgggtaatggtcgttttgggaccataccccttcagtttCCAACTATTACAACACAACAACCATCGACCTAATCATCAATATTTAGCGGCCTAAAGCCCCTAATACAGCTGCAATCATCGTTCTCACTTCCCATCGCAACCTGCTTTTAATTTCTAGGCTATCGACTATCACTAGACTAAAAAAGTAAGGGTAATCACCCATGGCGTCAGCATTGGAGGAGAGTTTATCGACGAAATTAGGGCCCCCACTTCATAGTCTGCTTAGTCTGCTTAGGGTCTCAAAAAATGTAGGAACGGCCCTGAAACCGTCTCATCGAACTCTACCAAGTGAGATTTTATGTTTTCACTTTTGAATTTACAACTTGtagattttaaaatttttatttatcatcattgtgtctttgtagaataacttaacccatATATAACCCATATATAGTAACCCAAAACTTGTTTGTGTGTTATTCGAAAGCATTGATATTAAAGAACACACAAGATGAATTGTGGTGTTCGTTGATCAATGACAATAGGGAGTATTGTATATATGTTAATACATTAAATCaattcaaaattttgttttaagAATGTTTATTACAACGCGTTCATTATAGCCACGTCTTAAGCATTATTTAACGGCTAAATCCAACACGATTTGGAACAAAATATTAGGTAAGGACATGATATTTAGCTTTTGATACATATTGAAAATGTAAGCAAGCTTGACCcataaaaaacaataaattaaTAAAGCTCATATCATATTGAAAATACAGTTTATTATAAACCATAAATTGGCTTGTAGCATGTCCACTAATATAGTTTTATTTAGTGGATATTAGGTCATGAAAATCTATTTAAATCAATGTGATATAATGACAAATACTTATCAACAAAATTAGATAGGGAAAGAAGAGACCAACCTAATTTAAAGATGCTAACAATGTCAAGGATaataaaactattatttattactCTTCTTGTTATGCTTATTTAAATCATAATATTATTCTCTACAACCTTAAATATAACTTTTTCTATGTGTGGATGTCTGTGTGACCTTATACAGTATCTAAAAACAATTGAGTTAcctaacaaaaataaaaaataaaaaggaaattATTAGACTATAGTATagtatattaaattaaataaattttaaatttaataaagTAAGCTGAAACAATGGTATTTTGTGATTAATAATATATTTGATGATGGTACATGTCAACCTCATTACAAAGGACACTTGAACAAATAAATTGAGGACAATGGTCTGACTCAGCTTGACTATGACCATTTGACTGTATTGGCATTTTATCATGCGTGCATGTATGATGCATGTCCATTGTGGGTGGGTACCTATGACATGTAGCATAATCATTTATGGTTGATCTGATTACTGATAATATTTATGGCCATTTATACTGTAATGGAGATGATTATGAGAAAATTAtatctaaatgagaaaactaactaaaaaagttaaaaaacatattaatttttttttttacaaattttaataaaaaatcgttattttttatgtatggaaaaaaattttcaaaaaaaaaaaaacttgtactgcagatgtgcattatatgtgtactacacatgtacaTTATATCcatattagtgcacatgtgcaatacaacaattttttttttgaaatttttttttctatacataaaaaatagcgattttttatacaaaattgtaaaaaaaaaatggtatgttttttaggctttttagttagttttttagttttctcatttaaactagttttctcatgatccatctcCTATATTGTAATTactatattattatatatatattaaaaatagtttCTTTAAATAGCTAATGCTCTCTTTTTTGGAAAGAAAATCAAAGAAAAAGGGATTTTTTAAGGGTTGTCTACATAGCAAATGATTGAATTATGAATTATGATTAGCAATATTTTAACAATGGATGTTATTAGGATGGATATAACTAAAGTTTGTTAATGTGGTTTTCTTTTACTTACATCTGCATTAAAAATGGTTAGGGCCCACAAGGTCTTTTTTTTAACGGCGTACGGTTAGAATGACGCTAACCGGGTTAATAGTTAGTATGTTAGTATCaacaagttagtattaaaatCACCCATGCCTGGATTTGAACCCAGGACCTCCAAGAGAAGCAAAGCTTCCCACCTCACCCTTGACCATTAGGCCAAGAGATCATTGGTAGGGCCCACAAGGTCTTGTAAATAGCTTCTCATAGGGTATTCCTGGAATCGGCTAAGGCATGACAAACGCAAACTCATGATCACTTACTAGCAGATGCCCAGAACTTTGGATCAACCATACCTCGGATGATGAATCAGTAATCCGACCCAAGTTACCCAGAAAGGGGCCCTTCTTGGCTTTGTGGGTCGACTATGTTTGGTTCCGAGCCATAACTTTTTCTTAGAGTGTCATTTTTATACTGGATTTATAACAACCCATCGTCAAAATTTTCGGGTCGAGTTGAGTCGAATCATATTATAAAGATCATAGAAAAAGTACAATGTCTTTAGGaaaaaacacataataaaaatacaaaatcattagaaatatatgaaaaaaataaataaatacattttATAGTTGCCCCATAAGAGTTTTCATGTTTTAAAAACGATCCTTACAAACAACTAAAATTGATAATCCTATAAGGTATCATTAAAAACCAATAACCAAACCCTAGAAATTACATGTAAAATCATCTTTAATCAACTAATCAAGTCTAATTAGTAATTCATTGTTTAGAAAAATAATTCCAAACTGATGTAGATTGAACAAAGTGATGGCATCTCAATTCATTAATAATTCATCAAAATGTTAAAAGTTCATTCAATAATCAATCATTCATTGCAAATATACTCAATCGAAATTTCTCACAGAATAACAATTACTTTGTTTTTGCACATTCCACTAACCGATTGTTCATTGATGTTCACAAAATCACAAATCACACTTAATTTCAACTTTGATCATGTCTAAATGTTTAATTTCAATTTTAAAGTTAGAAGAAGAATCAAAAACTAATCTTTACTCATGTTTAGCTCATCTCTTTGATTAGAAATTCAGAATAGATCACTCAAGCTCTTCACTTTATTCTTCGAATAGTTGAACTGAATCATCAATCGTCTTGAGTTGCAGTCACCGATCATCCTTGTTCAAGTGTTCGATCGCATGACTTTAGATCGTCCAATCGTCCATGACTGTCTTTTTCTTATTTAGGTTAAACAAATTTTTTTCTAATTGAGTAAGCATATAATTGGTTATTGGGTTATAAACTTAAAAACAAGGCATGAGCCTTTAATGGCTTAaaagaatgagaaaaaaaaagtaaaataaatagGGTTTTAAGTAGAGGTGGGCAAAAAAACTGGCTAATTAACCGAAACCAGTTATTAACTGGTATAACATTAACCAGTTAGTGGTTAATTTTAACCACCGCTTAATAACCGGTTATACATATTTAGTATAGAAACCAGTTTTTTTAACCGGTAGaccaaaaattcaaaaaagtcaaaaacaaaaatggttattaaccgaaaataACCGGTTAAAGTAATTAACCAGACCAGTTTAAAAAATAACCGGTTAGAGTAATAACCGGTTAAAGCATTAACCGGttaaagtcaaaaagtcaaattaACTGGTATAACTAGATAACCAAACCGGTTATTGAAATTAACCGGTTTGAGCACCTCTAGTTTTAAGTAGATGCATCTTTGAAAATATGATTACACACCTAATTATGGACATTCCACTTCTGTTTAAGCTTATGGGCTTCGTTAGGGCTTTTAAGCTTTGGGGGAGTTGattgaatatttttttttgtcCCCTACTCCCCTATACGCAATCTATTAATGGGCCTTTATGGAGCCTTGGCATTTTGGGCTCGGCATTTTGGGCTCTTATAATTATTATCTTCTTTTAGATGGTTTTGGGTCCATAGCACCTTAGCCTAGAGGTGCACAAATCGGGCTCCAGGCCCAAACTGGGTTGGGTTCGGTTAAACGAGGTCAACGTCAGATTGCGTCCCAAACCGGCGTCAACGAAGGATTCTCAACCCGCTTACAGACGGTTTGGGTCCAAACCAGGTTCTTTTAAACTGGTTTCAGTTTGGGTTATTAACCAATTCCGGCTCACAAACAAGTTTTTTCGTGCACTTTAGGTTGTCCATAACAAGGTCCCATGAAGCGGTGTAGGCTTCTTTCACATGCCTACTGATCCGAAAGTGATAATGCATTCTCGATTTCTTGCTACGTAGAACTGAAAATATATGCTTGTCCAACCGAACGTGCACCAAGAGATACATCCTAAAAAAAACTTTAGTTTGAAGTTACACTTCAAACAGAGAATGACCAACCCCTTCATAACGTAACGTAACAAAACATTAATAGTATGTCGGGGACGAGAGTCCTATCTATAGCTTTCATGCTCTCCAACGTTTGCTAACACACTCGAAGTTCTAATATCCTCATGTTATTTGCGGGATTTACTAGGTATGGCTGTTGTTGTATTAGCCTCTCTATCCTCAACGATAAGGGTAAGGTTTACCTACATCGCACCTTCCCAGACCCTATCATTAGCTTTGTATTAGCCAGTATGGCAATCAAAGTCTCGTATACGCTATACACAACGAGTAATTGCCTTATAACCATGCTAACAAGTTGCTAGATACGCAATAACAACATCATACATTGTTCGGACAATACGATATATTTTTCACCCATAAGAAACTGAGTAATTTGATGTCTCCCACCAACTTATAGACCGGTGTCCTCTTGTTGAATACGACATCGTTTCTCGCTCTCCACAATACCCATTTACATATATAAGTCAAGAGCATACACTGCTTAAACAAGATTATTATAACAATTTCTTACCTCTACTCATtgagacatttcatcaaacagttGGTCTGCGTTGAAACCCTGGCCCCGGATCCTCGTCACAAGGACTAACATTAACCCCAGTAACAACCGCAGACGGGGGCCCTCTACGACACCGCTCCTGCATCTCCCCAACCTTATCAACACTCCCAGAAAACAAGACTTCAACGGATCCATCTCTTCGGTTCCTAACCCAGCCTTTCAAACCCAATTCAGTAGCGTTCTGCACAGTCCAGTCCCGGTAAAACACCCCCTGCACTCTCCCCTTAATCTCGACCTTCACCTGCAATCAATTAACAAGAAATGGGTTACAAATGTGAAGACGACTGGATGAATTGGAGGGAGATTTGAGTTACCGTTTTGATGGGTGGTGATGAATCGGGTGGAGGAAGAGGGGAGGATTGAGAAGACATGTTGAAGGGACGAGATCGGAGTGGGGGAGGGTGAAGGTTTGTGGGTATGAGGAGAGAGTGTGAAAATTGGGGGATTTGATTGTGATTGTGGTTGTGATGATGGTGGTTGTGTAATGGAATTAGGGATTTGAGTGTGGTGGTGAGTCTGGTTGAGATGTTTGAAAACATGATTCATGAAATGCATGTTTTGAGATGTTGATTCGGTTTTTGTGGAGAAGAATGGAAGAATTCATTCTCCAACCTTCTAAAAGTATTAATTTTAACATATGATTTCTTTTGTTTAAATATCTTGTTTTTGTCATGCTCGCGTTGCGAGACACTAGGTCGAATATTTCTTTCTCATACTATGTACGTCTGTTTTTCGGTTatttgtacatactactcataacatgattttaaaagaaattaCATCGAGTCAATCGATTAAAACAAAACATTATCGTACTTTTGCTAAAAGAACTAAAAAAATAGAAAGACTAATTTTAAAGTAGGGGCAAAATTGCAATTTTTC
This genomic interval carries:
- the LOC118485669 gene encoding acylphosphatase-like is translated as MFSNISTRLTTTLKSLIPLHNHHHHNHNHNQIPQFSHSLLIPTNLHPPPLRSRPFNMSSQSSPLPPPDSSPPIKTVKVEIKGRVQGVFYRDWTVQNATELGLKGWVRNRRDGSVEVLFSGSVDKVGEMQERCRRGPPSAVVTGVNVSPCDEDPGPGFQRRPTV